One Mycobacterium marseillense DNA window includes the following coding sequences:
- a CDS encoding virulence factor Mce family protein gives MLTPFIRRQLIAFGILTVVSLLVLGVYYLQIPSLVGIGRYTLKAELPASGGLYPTANVTYRGITIGKVTDVEPTEHGAEATMSIDSHYKIPVDATADVHSVSAVGEQYLDLVSTGNPGKYLADGQTITKGTVPAEIGPALDTANRGLSVLPKEKIGQLLDETAQSVGGLGPALQRLVDATQAIVGDFKTQITDVNDIIENSGPVLDSQVKSGDNIERWARNLNRLAAQSAQQDPHLKSLLRQAAPTADQVESVFSGVRDSLPQTLANLEVVFDLLKRYHTGVEQVLVFLPQGASIAQTVAAPFPNMAALDLALSINQPPPCLTGFIPASEWRSPADTSMQPLPTGTYCKIPMETPANSVRGSRNIPCTDIPGKRAATPRECRDPKPYVPAGTNPWYGDPNQTLTCPAPSARCDQPVKPGMVIPAPSINNGLNPAPSDRVAGTPPPTSDPLSRPGSGTVQCNGQQPNPCVYTPSGPPTAVYSPQSGELVGPDGVKYSVENSARTGDDGWKEMLAPAG, from the coding sequence TTGCTGACTCCCTTCATCCGACGCCAGCTGATCGCGTTCGGCATCCTGACCGTCGTCTCGCTGCTCGTGCTCGGGGTGTACTACCTGCAGATCCCGAGCCTGGTGGGGATCGGTCGCTACACCCTGAAGGCCGAGCTGCCCGCTTCGGGCGGGCTGTACCCGACGGCCAACGTCACCTACCGGGGCATCACCATCGGCAAGGTCACGGATGTCGAGCCGACCGAGCACGGCGCCGAGGCCACCATGAGCATCGACAGCCATTACAAGATCCCGGTCGACGCGACGGCCGACGTGCATTCGGTCTCGGCCGTCGGTGAGCAATACCTGGACCTGGTGTCGACCGGAAACCCCGGCAAATACCTGGCGGACGGGCAGACCATCACCAAGGGCACGGTGCCCGCGGAGATCGGGCCGGCCCTGGACACGGCGAACCGCGGCCTGTCGGTGCTGCCCAAGGAGAAGATCGGCCAGCTCCTCGACGAGACGGCGCAGTCCGTCGGCGGGCTGGGGCCCGCCCTGCAGCGCTTGGTCGACGCGACCCAGGCGATCGTGGGCGATTTCAAAACACAGATCACCGACGTCAACGACATCATCGAGAACTCCGGCCCGGTGCTGGACAGCCAGGTCAAATCGGGTGACAACATCGAGCGCTGGGCGCGCAACCTGAACAGGCTGGCCGCCCAGTCCGCACAGCAGGACCCGCACCTGAAAAGCCTGCTGCGCCAGGCGGCCCCGACGGCCGATCAGGTCGAAAGCGTCTTCAGCGGTGTTCGGGATTCGCTGCCGCAGACGCTGGCCAATCTCGAGGTCGTCTTCGACCTGCTCAAGCGCTACCACACCGGCGTCGAGCAGGTCCTGGTGTTTCTTCCGCAGGGCGCATCGATCGCACAGACCGTGGCCGCGCCGTTCCCGAACATGGCCGCGCTCGATCTGGCGCTGTCGATCAACCAGCCGCCGCCGTGCCTCACCGGGTTCATCCCGGCGTCGGAGTGGCGGTCCCCGGCGGACACCAGCATGCAGCCGTTGCCGACGGGCACCTACTGCAAGATCCCGATGGAGACCCCGGCCAACAGCGTGCGTGGGTCGCGCAACATCCCCTGCACCGACATCCCGGGCAAACGGGCGGCCACCCCGCGGGAATGCCGCGACCCCAAACCGTACGTCCCGGCGGGCACCAACCCCTGGTACGGCGACCCCAACCAGACCCTCACCTGCCCGGCGCCGTCCGCGCGCTGTGACCAGCCCGTCAAGCCCGGCATGGTGATCCCGGCGCCGTCGATCAACAACGGGCTCAACCCCGCGCCGTCGGACCGGGTGGCGGGAACGCCCCCGCCGACCAGCGATCCGTTGTCGCGGCCGGGGTCGGGTACGGTGCAGTGCAACGGCCAGCAACCGAACCCGTGTGTCTACACCCCCAGCGGGCCTCCCACGGCGGTCTACAGTCCCCAAAGCGGTGAACTGGTGGGGCCAGACGGAGTTAAATACTCCGTCGAGAACTCGGCCAGAACAGGAGACGACGGATGGAAGGAGATGCTGGCACCAGCCGGCTGA